One Festucalex cinctus isolate MCC-2025b chromosome 1, RoL_Fcin_1.0, whole genome shotgun sequence genomic region harbors:
- the setd1a gene encoding histone-lysine N-methyltransferase SETD1A isoform X1: MDQDSGADTQKAVSLQWKSFKLVQDPATRRVAQKIYRYDGVHFSVPDSGFPPVGELRDPRPRRLWSRYTEMVLPVPKFKLDEFYVGPIPLKEVTFARLNDNIKEPFLAEMCAKFGEVEEMEILFHPKTRKHLGLARVLFTSTRGAKDTVKQLHNTSVMGNIIHAQLDIKGQQRQKYYDLIVNGSYTPQTVPLGGKALVDCLTPQTPTQQQSDMSDDFRRRLSTELAALAAGVQQVLKSGNITPGSADTGFGEQRLDTPASSSVTGCYASGSSASSQSGTPYSSRSGTPFSQESGYSGTRHSSYNAGTLSSGYPPQDMLPSSSSSSAVSSTVGSGFKVSRYSEDVHDPSLYHRGRPGYLPPASYRPNEPLCYPPYPNAGGPGPHMAHHSAMPPPLLGSQYDQPLMTERERDRDLVGRYGAGGGISRRSSYHHQQDANSSSSKYHSHHSHHHSDRRDERGYRRDSVGSRSGEHGHQRHRNHHHSHNHHGSRRKSSHDRDRDRDQDREREGDHSSNSDPRSNSNSYRSSSNSMSPPPSSYSAYSASKEPTPVPQGLDTSARLGGTSLPERGPAPLAGALPPPPPPPPPPLPPASVIAAAVAETLGGLDFNQDSPTREEQWTKPKRRPSTPPLPPKTPPPPPLSPSHSSSASLSTSSSSTSLPQHPATSGSSPPGRRRGSASPEPDSTNESLPFAYHGSSLDSRIEMLLKEQKAKFSFLASDEEDEDEKQKGTRSEGGTKRGRAGNSVGEHVGTNQVDNGGDKERDRDNLRKRGKGAEGRKSPTEPPTSTPPSSTFSPHIPLPDEALPPLPDEPLAPVDPEGTDAVPEETTQDVSIDIQKSTGAHTPPYNGQSQSPTHSSGEDMEISEEEEEEGEVTITTVTTHQPSITSCSSPSSSQAAMPSQAAADPSSSSPPPPPISESTQHFGTSMHPPIPSYPPHLPPPPPPGYSLQPPPPPGIPPPPHMELHPEYPPPMPHHMYDYASSMELMNQYTGGAPMSFQMQTHMLSRLHQLRMSSSNGTPGEAATGDYSSYHLHSLPPAHHPFMEQEGSEAAAHYEQDHRYMPPHMLPYPYTDPHSTQIPPPSHLPPPHPAWPPHILAAHYPSYMPPPAYGTMPTGVGGGYQTPGEEIPLVAENPHEATVQMALATLIQEMKSIMQRDLNRKMVENIAFATFDEWWDRKETKAKPFQTMSAIRDEEKKEDKVNRPREPLMSLVDWAKSGGVEGFSLRGALRLPSFKVKRKEPQELTEGDMKRPRPLTPPDEDDEGLLSSCHVVLEVSCLTLVWFSGADRRTPDAGRAGRDNKRRKKKPRSRKPWELDSEGEETSDGSSSEKDDEEVEASDKSDDDALSADSDDESLSSSSEGTGSEASSSSSSSEEEGEMLDSDGPDIIDESTMESTVEKDAREKIFTKAELKIGEAKDNKPEPPSKRPPSPPYPRPPSPVVLVPPLKKRRKTVSFSTEENEIKAQSSSLPPLLSSPPLQTPADAPPLSPARPLDNRVAAGPRPAHGIQLLPFASKPGEANALIVPPCGRSPDSEESKRVSPVKAPGKRGTGKDSPKSSAPPIMVCRTVQNLPLDHASMCKMAFEEAPPAPPFGKRPRGKSRTAIIPTSFREEDEDEEKEQRLRLREQLGASSLLQLASTADLSVLADVALKMDPDDADSEETETSDEAEEQKMEDGPFSEEALLRVMSSESLAVFMEHNYCRPPILAAPPGSKKTSKQESSVLLPADLNAILEAPEEVIGEALPSRGDTGEYLELLSQETSQATATLPPTKRLQASKVLELEKSKKKRNKDKENLEVLPAKQPKETPAMKQKKRKLEDSEEDVDVEELESGELTSTDSEGEPPAAALEDVRKSERLFLQEAGLTSAKPAPSPEPPAIKYENRSEFEQMTILYDIWNSGLDSEDLMLLKTTYEKLLQNDHNSDWLNDTHWVQHTVTNLPNPRRKKRNADGQLREHVTGCARSEGYYAISRKEKDVYLDLDLPEQVIREVENVDTSGTNRVLSERRSEQRRLLTVIGTPAVMDSDLLKLNQLKFRKKKLRFGRSRIHEWGLFAMEAIAADEMVIEYVGQNIRQMVADNREKRYAQQGIGSSYLFRVDHDTIIDATKCGNLARFINHCCTPNCYAKVITIESQKKIVIYSKQAIAVNEEITYDYKFPLEENKIPCLCGTENCRGTLN, encoded by the exons ATGGATCAAGACAGCGGTGCAGACACACAAAAAGCTGTGAGTTTGCAGTGGAAGAGCTTCAAACTGGTCCAGGACCCGGCCACCAGACGGGTGGCACAGAAGATCTACAGATACGATGGAGTGCATTTCAGCGTGCCT GACTCTGGATTCCCGCCTGTCGGTGAACTGCGGGACCCGAGACCCCGCAGATTATGGTCCAGGTATACAGAGATGGTCCTGCCGGTGCCAAAGTTTAAG TTGGACGAGTTCTACGTGGGTCCGATCCCCCTCAAGGAGGTGACTTTCGCCAGGCTCAATGACAACATCAAGGAGCCCTTCTTGGCTGAGATGTGCGCCAAGTTCGGCGAGGTGGAGGAGATGGAGATCCTGTTCCACCCCAAGACCAGGAAGCACCTGGGCCTGGCTCGTGTGCTGTTCACCAGCACACGTGGTGCCAAGGACACGGTCAAGCAGCTGCACAACACCTCCGTCATGGGCAATATTATCCATGCGCAGCTGGACATCAAAG GCCAGCAGAGGCAGAAGTATTACGACCTGATCGTGAATGGCTCCTATACGCCTCAGACAGTCCCCTTGGGGGGTAAGGCCTTAGTTGACTGCCTTACGCCGCAGACACCTACACAGCAACAGTCTGATATG TCTGATGACTTCCGGCGGCGGCTCTCCACTGAGTTGGCTGCGTTGGCGGCGGGCGTCCAGCAAGTCCTCAAGTCCGGTAACATCACTCCTGGTTCAGCGGATACCGGTTTCGGTGAGCAGCGCCTGGACACACCTGCCTCCTCGTCCGTGACAGGCTGTTACGCCTCGGGGTCTTCAGCGTCATCTCAGAGCGGAACACCGTACAGCTCCAGATCTGGGACGCCGTTCTCTCAGGAGTCCGGCTATTCTGGAACAAG GCACAGCAGCTACAACGCAGGCACTTTGTCAAGTGGTTACCCCCCTCAGGACATGCttccttcttcctcctcctcctctgcggTGTCGTCTACGGTCGGCAGCGGATTCAAAGTGTCCCGCTACTCCGAGGATGTTCACGACCCTTCCTTGTACCACCGAGGTCGTCCCGGGTACCTCCCGCCCGCCTCATACCGTCCCAACGAGCCGCTCTGCTACCCGCCGTACCCCAACGCGGGAGGACCCGGCCCCCACATGGCGCACCACTCTGCCATGCCCCCACCACTTCTAGGGTCCCAGTATGATCAGCCTCTCATGACTGAGCGGGAGCGGGACAGAGACTTGGTAGGGCGCTATGGGGCGGGGGGCGGCATCTCAAGGCGGTCGTCTTACCACCACCAGCAGGACGCCAACTCCTCCTCCTCAAAATACCATTCCCATCACTCGCACCACCACTCGGACCGCCGGGACGAGCGGGGCTACCGACGGGACAGCGTGGGCTCTCGGTCAGGTGAACACGGACACCAGCGGCACCGCAACCACCACCACTCGCACAACCACCACGGCAGCCGCAGGAAGAGCAGCCACGACCGCGACCGAGATCGTGACCAGGACCGGGAGCGGGAAGGCGACCACTCCAGCAACTCAGACCCCAGATCCAATTCCAACTCTTACCGCTCCTCCTCCAACAGCATGTCCCCGCCCCCCTCGTCGTACTCCGCATATTCTGCTTCCAAAGAGCCCACCCCGGTCCCTCAAGGATTGGATACGTCCGCTCGTCTGGGGGGCACGAGCCTCCCGGAGAGGGGTCCTGCACCCTTGGCAGGTGCTCTGCCACCACCCCCTcccccgccaccgccgccgctacCACCGGCATCCGTCATTGCCGCCGCTGTGGCTGAGACACTGGGAGGGCTTGATTTCAACCAGGATAGTCCCACCCGAGAGGAACAGTGGACCAAGCCCAAACGCCGCCCCAGCACGCCACCGCTCCCACCGaagacaccaccaccaccacctttgTCCCCTTCCCATTCCTCCAGCGCCTCTTTATCTacttcctcttcctccacctCCCTCCCCCAGCACCCTGCCACTTCTGGTAGCTCGCCACCTGGTCGCCGACGTGGTTCTGCCTCTCCGGAGCCAGATTCCACCAATGAAAGCTTACCATTTGCCTATCACGGCAGCAGCCTGGACTCACGCATTGAGATGCTCCTCAAGGAGCAGAAGGCCAAGTTTTCCTTCCTTGCCTCtgatgaggaagatgaggatgagAAGCAGAAGGGTACTCGCTCTGAAGGTGGGACAAAAAGAGGGCGAGCGGGCAATAGTGTGGGCGAGCACGTGGGCACCAACCAGGTAGACAACGGTGGGGACAAGGAGCGGGACCGAGACAACCTCAGGAAACGAGGGAAAGGGGCTGAAGGTCGGAAAAGTCCCACCGAGCCACCAACTTCTACTCCACCTTCTTCCACGTTCTCACCTCACATACCACTCCCGGATGAGGCCTTGCCACCACTCCCGGATGAGCCCTTGGCACCGGTCGACCCAGAGGGGACGGACGCAGTTCCAGAGGAGACAACGCAGGATGTGAGCATTGACATACAAAAGAGTACCGGAGCACACACGCCACCTTACAACGGACAGAGTCAG TCCCCTACTCATTCTTCGGGGGAAGACATGGAAATctcggaagaggaggaggaggagggcgagGTGACCATCACGACAGTGACCACCCACCAGCCCTCCATCACCTCCTGCTCCTCGCCGTCGTCTTCCCAGGCAGCGATGCCGTCACAGGCGGCGGCAGACCCCTCGTCGTCATCGCCCCCACCTCCGCCCATTTCAGAGTCAACACAGCACTTTGGCACCTCTATGCACCCGCCCATCCCGTCCTACCCGCCCCACCTGCCACCCCCACCACCGCCGGGCTACTCCCTGCAGCCGCCCCCGCCTCCTGGGATCCCGCCGCCACCCCACATGGAGCTTCACCCGGAGTATCCTCCGCCCATGCCTCACCATATGTATGACTATGCCAGCTCAATGGAACTGATGAACCAATACACTGGTGGGGCCCCCATGTCCTTCCAGATGCAGACACACATGCTCAGTCGCCTGCACCAGCTGCGCATGTCGTCTTCTAATGGCACGCCGGGCGAGGCTGCCACAGGGGACTACTCTTCATACCACTTACACTCACTGCCACCAGCGCACCACCCCTTCATGGAACAAGAGGGAAGCGAGGCGGCCGCACACTACGAGCAGGATCACCGCTATATGCCGCCCCACATGCTTCCCTACCCTTACACTGACCCACACAGCACCCAGATACCACCTCCTTCACACCTTCCACCTCCGCACCCAGCGTGGCCGCCACACATCTTGGCTGCACATTACCCCTCTTACATGCCACCGCCCGCCTATGGCACCATGCCAACTGGCGTGGGCGGCGGGTACCAGACGCCTGGCGAGGAAATACCCCTGGTGGCCGAGAATCCTCACGAAGCCACCGTGCAAATGGCGTTGGCCACGCTCATCCAAGAGATGAAGAGCATCATGCAGAGGGACCTGAACCGCAAGATGGTGGAGAACATCGCCTTCGCCACATTTGATGAGTGGTGGGACAGGAAGGAGACCAAGGCTAAG CCATTCCAGACAATGTCAGCCATTCGCGACGAGGAGAAAAAAGAGGATAAGGTGAACCGTCCTCGTGAGCCCTTAATGTCTCTGGTGGATTGGGCCAAAAGTGGTGGTGTGGAGGGCTTCTCCCTGCGCGGAGCACTCAGGCTACCTTCCTTTAAG gtGAAGAGGAAAGAGCCTCAAGAGCTCACGGAAGGAGACATGAAAAGGCCGCGACCATTgacgccgcctgacgaggatgACGAAGGTTTGCTGAGCTCATGTCATGTCGTTCTAGAAGTAAGCTGTCTGACTCTTGTCTGGTTCTCAGGTGCTGACAGAAGGACACCGGATGCTGGCCGAGCGGGACGAGACAACAAGAGGAGGAAAAAGAAGCCTAGGAGTCGAAAACCTTGGGAGCTGGACAGCGAGGGAGAGGAGACGTCTGACGGCTCCTCCTCTGAAAAG GATGATGAGGAAGTTGAAGCGAGTGACAAGTCTGATG ACGATGCTCTTAGCGCCGACAGCGACGACGAGAGCCTCTCCTCGTCTTCAGAGGGCACTGGCTCTGAGGCGTCATCTTCCTCATCGTCCTCCGAGGAGGAAGGGGAAATGCTTGACAGCGATGGACCGGACATCATAGACGAGTCCACTATGGAAAGCACGGTGGAAAAAGACGCCAG GGAGAAGATATTTACAAAGGCAGAGCTCAAAATTG GTGAAGCCAAAGACAACAAACCGGAACCCCCCTCCAAGCGGCCACCGTCCCCGCCGTATCCTCGTCCTCCGTCCCCTGTGGTCCTGGTGCCCCCTCTCAAAAAGCGCCGAAAGACCGTCTCTTTCTCTACCGAGGAGAACGAAATCAAAGCTCAGTCATCGTCTTTGCCGCCATTGCTGTCTTCGCCGCCCTTGCAAACGCCGGCAGATGCTCCCCCACTGTCGCCCGCCAGACCTTTGGACAATCGTGTTGCCGCTGGCCCGCGTCCCGCTCACGGAATCCAGCTTCTCCCCTTCGCCTCCAAACCAGGCGAGGCAAACGCGCTCATCGTGCCGCCGTGTGGACGGTCTCCAGATTCGGAGGAGTCCAAAAGGGTCTCCCCGGTCAAGGCGCCCGGGAAACGGGGCACAGGCAAAGACTCCCCCAAATCCTCTGCACCTCCCATCATGGTGTGCCGTACTGTGCAGAACCTCCCGCTGGACCACGCCTCCATGTGCAAGATGGCCTTCGAGGAGGCGCCCCCCGCGCCTCCCTTTGGCAAGCGACCCCGCGGAAAGTCCCGGACCGCCATCATTCCTACTTCGTTCCGAGAAGAAGACGAGGATGAGGAGAAGGAGCAGAGGCTGAGGCTCCGAGAACAGCTGGGAGCGTCTAGCCTGCTGCAACTGGCCTCCACCGCCGACTTGTCCGTGTTGGCCGACGTGGCCCTGAAGATGGATCCCGACGATGCAGACTCCGAGGAGACAGAGACGTCTGATGAGGCCGAGGAGCAGAAGATGGAGGACGGCCCCTTCTCGGAGGAGGCGCTGCTGCGCGTCATGAGCTCGGAGAGCCTGGCGGTCTTTATGGAGCACAACTACTGTAGGCCACCCATCCTCGCGGCACCACCTGGCTCTAAGAAGACCTCCAAGCAGGAGTCCTCCGTCCTGCTCCCAGCCGACCTCAACGCCATTTTGGAGGCGCCCGAGGAGGTCATCGGCGAGGCGCTTCCCTCAAGAGGCGACACGGGAGAGTATTTGGAATTGCTGTCGCAGGAGACGAGCCAGGCCACCGCGACACTTCCGCCAACCAAGAGGTTACAGGCAAGCAAAGTGCTGGAGCTTGAGAAGAGTAAAAAGAAGAGAAATAAAGACAAGGAGAATCTGGAAGTTCTTCCTGCCAAGCAACCGAAGGAGACGCCCGCCATGAAACAAAAGAAACGCAAACTGGAG GACTCTGAAGAGGACGTGGATGTAGAAGAGCTGGAGTCCGGCGAACTGACGAGCACCGACTCTGAGGGCGAACCTCCCGCGGCGGCTTTGGAGGACGTGAGGAAGAGCGAACGGCTATTCCTGCAGGAGGCCGGCCTGACGTCTGCCAAACCCGCACCATCCCCTGAGCCTCCTGCGATCAAGTATGAGAACCGCAGTGAATTCGAGCAGATGACCATCCTATACGACATCTGGAACTCGGGCCTGGACAGCGAGGACCTGATGCTGCTGAAGACCACGTACGAGAAGCTGCTGCAGAATGACCACAACTCCGACTGGCTCAACGACACCCACTGGGTGCAGCACACTG TGACCAACTTACCGAACCCTCGACGGAAGAAAAGGAACGCAGACGGGCAGTTGCGCGAGCATGTGACAGGCTGCGCCAGGAGCGAAGGCTACTACGCCATCAGCCGCAAGGAGAAGGACGTCTACCTGGACTTGGACCTCCCTGAGCAAGTCATACGGGAGGTGGAGAACGTTGACACCTCG gGCACCAACCGCGTGCTGTCGGAGCGACGCTCGGAGCAGCGCCGCCTCCTCACCGTCATCGGCACGCCGGCTGTCATGGACTCTGACCTGCTCAAGCTCAACCAGCTCAAG